A DNA window from Pirellulales bacterium contains the following coding sequences:
- a CDS encoding transcriptional regulator → MNQTPESIAAAHDQIPADLAQLAEAVHALPEHYAASLQPLVDAVVESTKRRRRILTLVQDALSQLRLDMKYLMFDLEATRRERDEYRAKLEE, encoded by the coding sequence ATGAACCAAACCCCCGAATCGATCGCCGCCGCCCACGACCAGATTCCCGCCGATCTTGCCCAGCTCGCCGAGGCCGTGCATGCACTCCCGGAGCACTACGCCGCCTCGCTGCAGCCCCTGGTCGACGCGGTGGTGGAGAGCACGAAACGCCGCCGTCGGATCCTGACTTTGGTCCAGGACGCCCTGAGCCAGTTGCGGCTCGACATGAAATACCTCATGTTCGATCTGGAGGCGACCCGCCGCGAACGCGACGAGTACCGCGCCAAGCTGGAAGAGTAA